The stretch of DNA ATGCATGCTTATGAAGAAGCCGTAAAAGAAAAGTATAAATTCTATTCTTACGGTGACGCAATGTTAATTTTATAAAAAAGATAATAGGTAATAGGTTGCAGGTATTAGTTTAGCTGCAACCTGTCATCTACCACCTATCACCTGACATGAAAGATATCCGAACTTTATCACTAGACCAGCTTAAAGACTATTTTATGTCTTTAGGAGAAAAGCCGTTTCGTGCGAAACAGGTTTATGATTGGTTGTGGAGTAAAAACCTTCACTCTATTGAAGAGATGACGAATCTTTCAAAACAGCTTCGTGATAGAATCTCTGAAGAATATACCATCAATCCTGTTTCTGTCGATCAGCTTCAAAAAAGTACCGACGGAACCATTAAAAATGGAGTAAAACTTCACGACGGTTTAATGGTGGAATCTGTTTTAATTCCTACAGAAACCAGAACCACTGCTTGTGTTTCTTCACAGGTTGGATGTTCATTAAACTGCGAATTCTGTGCTACAGCGAGACTGAAAAGAATGAGAAATCTTGAAGTTGCTGAAATTGTAGATCAGGTAGCGCTTATTGACAGCCAAAGTAAAATGTATTTTGACAGGCCTCTTTCCAATATCGTTTTTATGGGAATGGGAGAGCCAATGATGAATTACAAAAATGTTGTGGAAGCCATCCGTAAAATTACCCAGCCGGAAGGTTTAGGAATGTCTCCCAGGAGAATTACGGTTTCTACTTCAGGAATTCCCAAAATGATCAAAATGCTTGCGGATGATGATCTGCGTGTTAAATTAGCTTTATCTCTTCACTCGGCCATTGAGTCCAAGCGTAATGAGATCATGCCGTTTTCTGATAAATTTCCTTTGACGGATATTATGGAATCCCTTCAGTATTGGTATAAAAAGACCGGTAATGTGATTACTTTTGAGTATTGCGTCTGGAAAGGAATCAATGATGGAGATGAAGACATTAAAGCATTGATTAAATACTGTAAGCAAGTACCTTCTAAAGTGAATCTGATCCAGTACAATCCAATTGGTGACGGTAAATACGATCAATGCAATAAACAGGCAGAAGAAAACTATGTAAGACAGCTTGAAAATGCCGGAATTACTGTGATGATCAGAAAAAGCCGTGGAGGTGATATTGATGCTGCCTGTGGACAGCTGGCCAACAAGGTTTCCGATTAAAATTTTCTTAAAAAACAAATCAAAATATTTCTTCGATTTTTATAAAGTCCTACCTTTGCATAAAATTTAGTAACAATGAATTACTTTATGGGTGAAGATGGGTTGGAGAGTGTTTATGCCTGGGCGATCCCGTTTCATGCCACCGTTATTTTAGCCGAGATGATTTATAGCCACGTTTCCGAGGCTAAACTGTATAGTGGAAAAGATGTAGCAACAAGCATTTATCTGGCATTGATGAACTTCGGTTTAGATTTAGTGATGAAGGCTTTTGCAATGGGAGTTATGTTTTTCTTTTATAACCTCCGCCTTTTTACCTGGGATTTTACCATTTGGTACTGGCTGATCTGCTTTGTTGTCACAGATTTTGCGTATTACGTCCTTCATTATGTTGACCACCATTCAAGAGCTTTCTGGGCAGTTCATATTACCCACCATAACTCTGAATACTTTAACCTGACCACAGGATTCAGAAGTCCTGCTCTACAGCCTCTTTACAGATATCTGTACTTTTCACCATTAGCTTTTTTAGGATTTAATCCATGGCATATTATGGTAGTGTACGCTATCGGGCAGGTATATGGAACCTGGGTTCATACCCAGACGGTTAAAAAAATGGGCATATTAGAATATATCCTTGTAACACCATCCCATCACAGGGTGCATCATGCATGCAATATCAAATATTTGGATAAAAATATGGGAATGTGTCTGATTATCTGGGATAAGATGTTCGGTACTTTTGAAAAAGAAGACCCTAATGTTCCTGTAAAATATGGAATCTATCCTAAAATGCCGGATAATAAGCCTGATACTGTATTGCTTTACGAATGGAGAAAGATATGGAAAGATATCAAACAGCCGGGACTGAAATTCTCTGACAGAATGAATTATCTTTTTAATTCTCCCGGATGGAGGCATGATGGTACAGGAAAAACAGTGCGACAGTACCAGAAAGAATATTTTGAAAAGAAAGCCCGTAAACAACAAAAATCAGCTTAGATTTTTTTGATTGGGATTATAAATAAATCAATGAATAGGAATGGGCTCCAGCTTGTTCCTATTCATTTTTAAAATACAAAATGTAATTTTTATTCAATGAAAAAGTTTGTTCTTATTTTTGCCATTTTTATTTTTCAGTCTGGATTCTCCCAACAGACAGATTTTCTGAAAATCAGAAAATACAGAATTGCATTTCTGGATGATCAGATCAGGGAGACTTCAGGGTTGAACTTTTTTAATGGGAAGCTTTACACGTTTAATGATAGTGGAAATACACCAGAGCTTTTTGAAATTGATAAAACTTCGGGAAAAATTCTGAATGTTCTGAAAATTAATGCTAAAAATAACGATTGGGAAGCCTTAACAAATGATGGGAAAAACTTCTATATAGGAGATTTTGGAAATAATACAGGAACAAGAAAAGACCTTACCATTTATAAAGTTCCTTTCCCGAATGATAGTCTGAAAAATCATCAGGTGGCTGCTATTTCTTTTTATTATCCTGAGCAAACGGAATTTGTTTCTAAGAATACCCGTAATAATTTCGATGCCGAAGCGATGATTTATCTGAATGGGAAACTGCATATTTTTACTAAAGAATGGGCAGCGAAGGCAACCTCGCATTACATTATTGATCCAGAGGTTTCAGAAAATCAAAAAGCAGAAAAGATAGAAGCTTATAATACCAATTTTGTAGTGACCGATGCTTCTTATTTTGATCAAAAACTTTATTTAATTGGCTATACAAAAAAGACTGAAGTTTTTTTGGATATTTTTAAAGAAACAGAACCTGGAATCTTTTTTCAAGAGACCCCAAAACATTATTATTTAGGAAGTGCGATGTCAATTGGCCAGATTGAAGGAATTGCGGTAGATGAAAAAGGGCTCTACATTTCAGGGGAAAAATTCAAACACCCACTGGGAGTTGTGAAGCAGAGTCTGTATTTTATTCCAAAAGAACAACTCAAAGATTGAATTTTCTCTTAAAATTGATTGAAAAAAATTATCTTTGTGAGAATTAATAATTATTTATCCATCATTCACAGATTGTGGCGAATATTGTAGAAGAAATTAAACAACCGATCAATGAGGAAATGAAACTTTTCGAGCAAAAGTTTTATGAATCAATGCAGAGCAAAGTCCCTTTATTAGATAAAGTAACTCGGTTTATCGTTACTACTAAAGGAAAGCAGATGCGTCCGATGTTTGTATTTCTTTGTGCTAAGCTACTGGGTGAAGTGAATGAGAAAACCTATCGTGGGGCCTCCATGATAGAATTAATACACACGGCAACCCTGGTGCACGACGATGTGGTAGATGAAAGTTTTAAGAGAAGAAACTTTTTTTCTATTAATGCGCTATGGAAAAATAAAATTGCTGTCCTTGTAGGAGATTACCTTTTATCAAAATCAGTTTTACTATCTACCGATCATAAAGATTATGATCTACTTGCTGTGATTTCAAGAACGATCAGAGAAATGTCTGAAGGAGAGCTTTTGCAGCTTGAAAAAGCCAGAAAGCTGGATATTACCGAAGATGTTTATTATGAGATTATTCGTCAGAAGACCGCGACACTGATTGCAGCATGTTGTGAGATAGGGGTTTTATCAAACAATGCAGAAGAAAGCCTTGCTAAAAAGATGCAGGATTTTGGAACCTATACAGGAATGGCATTTCAGATTAAAGACGATCTTTTTGACTACCTGAGTTCAAACTTTATCGGAAAACCTGTGGGAATTGATATAAAAGAACAGAAAATGACACTGCCTTTAATTCATAGCCTGAAAGTAGCCAATGAGAAGGATAAAAAATATTATTTCAATACCATTAAGCGTTATAATAATGACCAGAAGAGAGTGAAAGAGCTTATTGCCTTTGTTAAAAGCTCAGGAGGTCTGGATTATGCTATGGGCGTCATGAAAGACTTTCAGCAGAAAGCAAAAGATATTCTGAATGAATTTCCGGATTCAGAAGCAAAGAAATCTTTGCATAGTATGCTGGATTATGTTATCGAAAGAAAATTCTAAATAATTTAAAAGAAGCCGTTTCAAAACTGAGATCGCTTCTTTTTTTGCTTACCTACAAATGCCCGAGTTTATTTATTGGCTTATTCTTAGATAAATAGTGAAGTATTGAAGATTCTTTTCTTAGAATTCAGTTTTTGACTTTTGAGACAATCACTACTTTTTTTGTAAATTATTAAAAGCTTATCTTAATTTAGCTTATTTAATTCTTTTTCACTAAGGATTCCAAATAGCTGGATAAAATGCTTTTATCTTCTATTGTGCTTTATTAAAGTGAATTTCATTTTAAAAATCCACTGATATTTTTTTTGATGGCTGGGTTGATGTTTATATCATTTTGATGAGTTATTGCTTAGATTATTCTCATTGTTACAATGATAACTGCTAATACTATACAAAATAAAGCAGTTAAAAATAAATAATCCGCAATGCTTTCAAACTTGATTTCCCGCTTTTCATTTCCTGTTCTGATGGCCAGAAAAGAAAAGAAGCAGCTGCATGCAAAAAGAATACAAGCTATTCCCGCAAATTCGTCCAGATGCGTATTGCCACTGATCTTAGTAATCTTTAAAGAGGTGATTATAAGTAAAGAAAAACCTAAAAGATTGCTAGATGCATTCAGTATATGAGGTGATTTTTTATCCATCATGTACAAATTTATTCAAAATAAAACACAATTATGCATATTATCAAATTTTTAAAAAAGATTATTAAAAATTAAAATTAATTTAAAAAGTGTATATTAGCAAAATACTTCTAGAACTAAAAATTTTTATATTTGGCTATGCAAACAACCTATATTGAAACACAGAAGATTTCCTTTCAAGATTTTAAAAATCAAATACTTGAAGACTATAAATTAGGAAGAATTTCTCGTGAAATGTCTTATTTGGGCAGAAGAGAAGTTCTTACAGGAAAAGCTAAGTTTGGGATTTTCGGTGATGGTAAAGAATTACCACAGCTGGCAATGGCGAAAGTTTTCAGAAATGGAGACTTCCGTTCAGGGTATTACAGAGACCAGACTTTTGCATTGGCAGTAAATGCTTTAACGGTTGAAAGTTTCTTTGCACAGTTATATGCTGATACCAGTGTTGAAAGAGAACCTGCTTCAGCGGGAAGACAGATGAACGGACACTTCGCTACAAGAAGTTTAAATGAAGATGGAAGCTGGAAAGATCTTACGGCTCAAAAAAATATTTCTTCAGATATTTCACCTACAGCAGGGCAAATGCCTAGATTATTAGGATTGGCTCAGGCTTCAAAAATATATAAATCAGTACAATTTGACGGTTCCGAAAAATTCTCCAAAGATGGTAACGAAGTTGCATTTGGAACTATCGGAGATGCTTCTACAGCAGAAGGTCATTTCTGGGAAACACTGAATGCAGCATGTGCACTTCAGGTGCCTATGATTGTATCCATCTGGGATGACGGATACGGAATTTCAGTTCCTACGAAAAATCAAAGAGCGAAAGCTGATATTTCTGAAATGTTAAGTGGATTTCAGAGAAAAGAAGGGGAGAATCAGGGATGTGAAATCATTCAGGTAAAAGCATGGGATTATCCTGCACTATTAGATGCTTATGCAAGAGCAGAACATTTTGCGAGAACGGAAAGCGTTCCTGTGGTAGTTCACGTTATTGAAGTGACTCAGCCGCAAGGACATTCAACTTCAGGTTCTCATGAAAGATATAAAAACGAAGAGCGTCTTGCCTGGGAAGCTGACTTTGATGGATTGATAAAATTCAGAGAATGGATTTTAAACTATTCTATTGAAATTGAAGGGAAGGAAGAAATCATTGCAGCATCAGAAGAATTGGATGCTATCGATGAAGAAGCTAAAAAAATGGTAAAGGCGGGTCAGAAATTGGCTTGGGAGAACTATCAAAAAACGATTACTGATCTTACGAAAACCATTTTACCTTTAGTAGAAAACCTTAAAGGGCAAAATGCTGAAATCGAAAATTATATTGCTCAGTTTAATAAATTAATTTCTAAAGCAAAGAAAGATATCTTCCATTTGGTTAGAAAATCTTTACTGGCAACCAGAGGTACGAATACTGCAGAGAGAACGCAATTGATGCAGAAGTATTATGAGGTCCTTGATGTAGAAAAAGACAACTATTCTTCTCACCTGTATTCTCAGTCTCAGTGGAAAGCTGAAAATATAAAAGAAATCAAGCCGGTTTATTCTGACAGTTCAGAAGATGTTGACGGAAGGGTAGTGGTAAGAAACAATTTTGATAAAATATTTGAAAAATATCCTGAAACCTTAGTCTTTGGAGAAGATGCCGGAAATATCGGTGACGTTAACCAGGGCTTAGAAGGCATGCAGGAAAAATATGGCGAAGTTCGTGTTGCTGATACAGGAATTCGTGAAGCTACGATTCTTGGGCAAGGAATTGGAATGGCTATGAGAGGATTAAGACCTATCGCTGAAATTCAATATCTAGATTATATCCTGTATTGTCTACAGGGAATGAGTGATGACCTTTCAACAGTTCAATACAGAACAAAAGGAGGACAGAAAGCTCCTGTAATCATCAGAACAAGAGGGCACAGGCTAGAAGGTGTTTGGCATTCTGGTTCACCAATGGCCGGAATTCTTAACCTTTCAAAAGGAATCCTGGTACTTGTTCCAAGAAACCTCACAAAAGCGGCAGGATTCTATAATACAATGCTTCAGAGTGATGATCCGGCTGTCATTGTAGAATGTCTGAACGGATATAGATTGAAAGAGAAACAACCAGATAACTTAGGTGAATTCACTGTTCCTGTAGGAAAGATTGAGGTAACCAAAGAAGGAAAAGATGTTACTTTAGTGACTTACGGATCTACATGGAGAGTTGTGATGGAAGCTGCTGAGCAATTGGAGAAATTAGGAATATCGGCAGAAGTAATTGATGTTCAGTCTTTAATTCCTTTTGATTTATCTCATGAGATTGCTGAAAGCGTGAAGAAAACCAATAGACTTGTTGTGATCGATGAAGATGTAGAAGGAGGAACTTCAGCATTTATTCTTCAGCAGATTTTAGAGAAACAAAAAGCGTTCAGATATCTAGATTCTGATCCGTTGACTATTGCAGCAAATGATCACCGTCCTGCTTATGCAAGTGATGGAGATTATTTCAGCAAGCCGTCTGCAGATGATATGGTAGAAAAAATCTATGCCATGTTTAATGAAACGAATCCTCAAAAATATCCTTCGATATTCTAATTAGATTAACATAAAAAGAACCCGCTTTCTGAATTTCAGAAAGCGGGTTTTATTTTAGTTGTAGGTTAATCTTCAGGGCAAGTGGTCATTCCCACATTGCATGTCCAGTACCCTGGAAAGCCATTTTTACGTGGGTGATAGCAAGTAATACCCTCCTGACAATCAGGTGGATTTCCACCATTTATCCTTTCCAATTCAGATTTAGATAATTTTTTTGAATTTTTCATATCGTTTAATTTTATGATTGATTACAAATATAAGAGTTTTGATATTGCTCTTTTAATTATTATGCTCAAACAGAGAAGATTTTCAGATAGTTGTGTTTATTCATAACCATTCTCTAAAATAATTGTTTGCCCTTTTTTGAGTTGAATGGAAACGATTCCGTTTTCGTCCGTATGAAAGGATGATCTGGGAGTACTTCGTGAAAGCCAGGTTCTGAATGGAAGTTTTATACGGAGTTCACCATCTTGTTCAGCATAGACTGTTATGCTAAGGGGGATACCATTCTCTTTTTTTGCAGATACTAAAAAAGCACCTTCAGATCTTAATCGATTAAAAGAAACATCCTTCCAGGCTTGAGGGACTGAAGGGAATACTTCGATATAACCTTCCCGGCTTTGTAATAACAGCTCATGAACGCCTTGGGCAAATGCAAAGTTTCCTTCCAGAGTAAAGGGTCTGTAAGTAAAGCCAGAATACTCTCCTCCTTTTTGATCACCATTTAAATGGAAGCTGTTTGGGGAGCAGAAGTTAGATGCGAAAATTTGCAGCTGCTTTACGGCTTTATCTGCTTCATATGCCCTCGCGTAGAGGCTGGCCATCCAGCTAAAAGAATAACCGGTCCAGGCTCTTGTCCCTTTTTCTTCGATCCTTTTTAATGAGTTTTGAATGATTGTTTTGTCAGCTGCCCGGTTGATATCTAACAAGGCCAATGGATAAATAGCCATATACTGTGACATATGGCGATGGGATGAGTTAAGGTTTTGCCCGGGTGCAATTGTAAAGCCTGTTTCGTTTGTTTCATATTCCGGAAGCTGGCTCAGAATGGTTTTCCAATGCTCAGCTTCTTTGCTTTTGTGATTAGCGGCAGCAACTTCACTGGCTGCGGTAAATAAAAATTTCACAAGGGATAAATCAAAATTGCTCCATTCTTTAAACCAGG from Chryseobacterium piperi encodes:
- a CDS encoding alpha-ketoacid dehydrogenase subunit alpha/beta produces the protein MQTTYIETQKISFQDFKNQILEDYKLGRISREMSYLGRREVLTGKAKFGIFGDGKELPQLAMAKVFRNGDFRSGYYRDQTFALAVNALTVESFFAQLYADTSVEREPASAGRQMNGHFATRSLNEDGSWKDLTAQKNISSDISPTAGQMPRLLGLAQASKIYKSVQFDGSEKFSKDGNEVAFGTIGDASTAEGHFWETLNAACALQVPMIVSIWDDGYGISVPTKNQRAKADISEMLSGFQRKEGENQGCEIIQVKAWDYPALLDAYARAEHFARTESVPVVVHVIEVTQPQGHSTSGSHERYKNEERLAWEADFDGLIKFREWILNYSIEIEGKEEIIAASEELDAIDEEAKKMVKAGQKLAWENYQKTITDLTKTILPLVENLKGQNAEIENYIAQFNKLISKAKKDIFHLVRKSLLATRGTNTAERTQLMQKYYEVLDVEKDNYSSHLYSQSQWKAENIKEIKPVYSDSSEDVDGRVVVRNNFDKIFEKYPETLVFGEDAGNIGDVNQGLEGMQEKYGEVRVADTGIREATILGQGIGMAMRGLRPIAEIQYLDYILYCLQGMSDDLSTVQYRTKGGQKAPVIIRTRGHRLEGVWHSGSPMAGILNLSKGILVLVPRNLTKAAGFYNTMLQSDDPAVIVECLNGYRLKEKQPDNLGEFTVPVGKIEVTKEGKDVTLVTYGSTWRVVMEAAEQLEKLGISAEVIDVQSLIPFDLSHEIAESVKKTNRLVVIDEDVEGGTSAFILQQILEKQKAFRYLDSDPLTIAANDHRPAYASDGDYFSKPSADDMVEKIYAMFNETNPQKYPSIF
- the rlmN gene encoding 23S rRNA (adenine(2503)-C(2))-methyltransferase RlmN — its product is MKDIRTLSLDQLKDYFMSLGEKPFRAKQVYDWLWSKNLHSIEEMTNLSKQLRDRISEEYTINPVSVDQLQKSTDGTIKNGVKLHDGLMVESVLIPTETRTTACVSSQVGCSLNCEFCATARLKRMRNLEVAEIVDQVALIDSQSKMYFDRPLSNIVFMGMGEPMMNYKNVVEAIRKITQPEGLGMSPRRITVSTSGIPKMIKMLADDDLRVKLALSLHSAIESKRNEIMPFSDKFPLTDIMESLQYWYKKTGNVITFEYCVWKGINDGDEDIKALIKYCKQVPSKVNLIQYNPIGDGKYDQCNKQAEENYVRQLENAGITVMIRKSRGGDIDAACGQLANKVSD
- a CDS encoding sterol desaturase family protein, whose translation is MNYFMGEDGLESVYAWAIPFHATVILAEMIYSHVSEAKLYSGKDVATSIYLALMNFGLDLVMKAFAMGVMFFFYNLRLFTWDFTIWYWLICFVVTDFAYYVLHYVDHHSRAFWAVHITHHNSEYFNLTTGFRSPALQPLYRYLYFSPLAFLGFNPWHIMVVYAIGQVYGTWVHTQTVKKMGILEYILVTPSHHRVHHACNIKYLDKNMGMCLIIWDKMFGTFEKEDPNVPVKYGIYPKMPDNKPDTVLLYEWRKIWKDIKQPGLKFSDRMNYLFNSPGWRHDGTGKTVRQYQKEYFEKKARKQQKSA
- a CDS encoding polyprenyl synthetase family protein, yielding MANIVEEIKQPINEEMKLFEQKFYESMQSKVPLLDKVTRFIVTTKGKQMRPMFVFLCAKLLGEVNEKTYRGASMIELIHTATLVHDDVVDESFKRRNFFSINALWKNKIAVLVGDYLLSKSVLLSTDHKDYDLLAVISRTIREMSEGELLQLEKARKLDITEDVYYEIIRQKTATLIAACCEIGVLSNNAEESLAKKMQDFGTYTGMAFQIKDDLFDYLSSNFIGKPVGIDIKEQKMTLPLIHSLKVANEKDKKYYFNTIKRYNNDQKRVKELIAFVKSSGGLDYAMGVMKDFQQKAKDILNEFPDSEAKKSLHSMLDYVIERKF